The Engystomops pustulosus chromosome 9, aEngPut4.maternal, whole genome shotgun sequence genome includes a window with the following:
- the SLITRK4 gene encoding SLIT and NTRK-like protein 4 isoform X1, which produces MPSDHSVDSPLQPRHRRDTASWTCPRPWHPPASWMIYPSSLRSYCHCLKMFLWLFLFLSSPISSTNPDSELTQEICNVCSCLSVENVLYVNCEKVAVYRPNQLKSPQSNFYHLNFQNNLLIILYPNTFLNFTHAVSLQLGNNKLQNIEGGAFQGLSALKQLHLNNNELKVLRADTFLGIENLEYLQADYNLIKYIERGAFNKLHKLKVLILNDNLISALPDNIFRFASLTHLDIRGNRIQKMPYIGVLEHIGRIVELQLEDNPWNCTCDLLPLKAWLENMPYNIYIGEAICETPSDLYGRLLKETNKQELCSMGTGSDFDVRILPPSMETTFTTPGGNTAQTSLNRLVTKAPKTTNPSKNSGIVSGKSVSNHTLSQIVSFQTRVPPLSPCPSPCVCKTHPSDLGLSVNCQERNVYSLAELAPKPINAKKLHVNGNYIKQVEQTDFAEFDGLDLLHLGSNQLTTIQGNVFCNLTNLRRLYLNGNQIERLSPEIFTGLHNLQYLYLEYNVIREILGGTFESMPNLQLLYLNNNLLRSLPAYIFSGVPLARLNIRNNHFMYLPVSGVLDQLKSLTQIDLEGNPWDCTCDLVPLKLWLEKLSEGIVMKEVKCETPVQFANIELRSLKNEILCPKLINKPPTQYTSPIPAITFTTPLGPMKSPPGGPVPLSILILSILVVLILTVFVAFCLLVFVLRRNKKPTVKHEGIGNQECSSMQLQLRKHDQKALKMDGISAETFFPQTIEQMSKSHTCGIKDAEMGFPFSDHQGQKMVLRNMTDKDKDSLHGDPKKRLSTIDELDEFFPGRDSNLFIQNFLDSKKEYNSIGVSGFEIHYPEKLQDKKCKKSLIGGNHSKIVVEQRKSEYFELKAKLQGTPDYLQVLEEQTALSKM; this is translated from the exons ATGCCCTCTGATCACTCTGTGGACTCCCCTTTGCAGCCCAGACACAGAAGAGACACAGCAAGTTGGACCTGCCCCAGACCCTGGCATCCTCCAGCATCATGG ATGATTTACCCCAGCAGTCTGAGATCTTACTGTCACTGCCTGAAGATGTTTCTGTGGCTTTTCCTCTTCCTCTCGAGCCCAATCTCCTCCACAAACCCGGACTCAGAACTCACCCAGGAGATCTGCAATGTGTGCTCTTGTCTATCCGTAGAAAATGTACTATACGTCAACTGTGAAAAAGTGGCAGTGTACAGACCCAACCAGCTGAAGTCCCCACAGTCCAATTTCTATCATTTGAACTTTCAGAATAATCTCTTGATCATTCTCTACCCAAATACTTTCCTTAATTTTACTCATGCTGTGTCCCTGCAACTGGGCAATAACAAACTGCAGAATATTGAGGGAGGAGCTTTCCAGGGACTTAGTGCATTAAAACAGTTGCACTTGAACAACAATGAATTGAAGGTGCTGAGGGCTGACACTTTCCTGGGCATTGAGAACTTGGAGTATCTCCAGGCTGACTACAATTTAATCAAGTATATTGAGCGGGGAGCCTTCAATAAGCTACACAAGCTGAAAGTCCTTATTTTAAATGACAACCTCATCTCTGCCCTCCCTGACAATATTTTTAGGTTTGCCTCCTTAACTCATTTGGACATTAGAGGAAATAGAATCCAGAAGATGCCCTACATAGGTGTCTTGGAGCACATTGGGAGGATTGTGGAGTTGCAGCTGGAAGATAACCCTTGGAATTGTACATGTGATTTGCTGCCTCTAAAAGCCTGGCTGGAAAATATGCCATACAATATCTACATTGGAGAGGCTATTTGTGAGACGCCTAGTGATCTGTATGGAAGATTATTGAAAGAGACTAATAAACAAGAGTTATGTTCTATGGGCACTGGGAGTGACTTCGATGTGCGGATATTGCCTCCATCTATGGAGACAACATTTACCACCCCTGGGGGAAATACCGCTCAAACATCACTAAATCGTCTGGTCACCAAGGCACCCAAAACAACCAACCCATCCAAAAACTCTGGCATTGTATCTGGAAAATCTGTATCTAACCACACCCTAAGCCAGATTGTATCATTTCAGACCAGGGTGCCTCCACTATCACCTTGTCCATCTCCATGTGTTTGTAAAACCCATCCGTCTGATTTGGGATTAAGTGTTAACTGTCAGGAAAGGAATGTATATTCATTAGCTGAGCTGGCTCCCAAACCCATAAATGCCAAGAAACTTCACGTCAATGGGAATTATATCAAACAAGTAGAACAAACAGACTTTGCCGAATTTGATGGTCTGGATCTGCTTCATTTAGGAAGCAATCAACTAACGACTATTCAAGGAAACGTCTTCTGCAATCTCACCAACCTAAGGAGGCTTTATCTGAATGGAAACCAAATTGAACGCCTCAGCCCTGAGATATTTACTGGTTTGCACAATCTTCAGTACCTTTACTTGGAATACAATGTGATAAGAGAAATATTGGGGGGAACTTTTGAGTCCATGCCAAATCTTCAGCTTCTCTACTTAAACAATAACCTTCTAAGAAGCCTGCCAGCCTATATTTTTTCTGGAGTGCCCCTGGCACGGCTGAATATAAGAAATAATCATTTCATGTACTTGCCTGTAAGTGGCGTTCTTGACCAGCTCAAATCTCTCACACAGATTGATCTAGAAGGGAACCCATGGGACTGCACTTGTGATTTAGTTCCTTTGAAACTCTGGCTGGAGAAACTCAGTGAAGGTATTGTTATGAAAGAGGTCAAATGTGAGACACCTGTGCAGTTTGCAAACATTGAGCTGAGATCACTGAAAAATGAAATATTATGCCCCAAGCTAATAAATAAGCCACCAACACAGTACACCAGCCCCATTCCTGCAATCACTTTTACGACTCCTTTGGGTCCCATGAAAAGCCCCCCAGGTGGACCTGTCCCTTTATCTATTTTAATACTTAGTATTTTAGTAGTGCTTATATTAactgtttttgttgcattttgccTCCTTGTTTTTGTCTTGAGACGTAACAAAAAACCCACGGTAAAGCATGAAGGCATTGGAAATCAGGAGTGCAGTTCTATGCAGCTCCAGCTGAGGAAGCATGACCAGAAAGCCCTTAAGATGGATGGTATATCTGCAGAAACCTTTTTTCCACAGACCATTGAACAGATGAGTAAGAGTCACACTTGTGGTATAAAGGATGCTGAAATGGGATTTCCATTCTCCGATCACCAAGGTCAAAAGATGGTCCTCAGAAACATGACTGACAAAGACAAAGATTCATTGCATGGGGATCCTAAAAAAAGACTTAGCACAATTGATGAACTGGATGAATTCTTTCCAGGAAGAGACTCCAATTTATTTATCCAGAATTTTTTAGACAGTAAAAAAGAATATAATAGCATAGGAGTCAGTGGCTTTGAAATACACTACCCTGAAAAGCTACAAGATAAAAAATGCAAGAAATCTTTAATAGGTGGAAACCACAGTAAAATTGTAGTAGAGCAGAGAAAGAGTGAATATTTTGAACTCAAAGCCAAACTTCAAGGCACACCTGATTACTTACAAGTGCTTGAAGAACAAACAGCGTTGAGCAAAATGTAG
- the SLITRK4 gene encoding SLIT and NTRK-like protein 4 isoform X2 — MIYPSSLRSYCHCLKMFLWLFLFLSSPISSTNPDSELTQEICNVCSCLSVENVLYVNCEKVAVYRPNQLKSPQSNFYHLNFQNNLLIILYPNTFLNFTHAVSLQLGNNKLQNIEGGAFQGLSALKQLHLNNNELKVLRADTFLGIENLEYLQADYNLIKYIERGAFNKLHKLKVLILNDNLISALPDNIFRFASLTHLDIRGNRIQKMPYIGVLEHIGRIVELQLEDNPWNCTCDLLPLKAWLENMPYNIYIGEAICETPSDLYGRLLKETNKQELCSMGTGSDFDVRILPPSMETTFTTPGGNTAQTSLNRLVTKAPKTTNPSKNSGIVSGKSVSNHTLSQIVSFQTRVPPLSPCPSPCVCKTHPSDLGLSVNCQERNVYSLAELAPKPINAKKLHVNGNYIKQVEQTDFAEFDGLDLLHLGSNQLTTIQGNVFCNLTNLRRLYLNGNQIERLSPEIFTGLHNLQYLYLEYNVIREILGGTFESMPNLQLLYLNNNLLRSLPAYIFSGVPLARLNIRNNHFMYLPVSGVLDQLKSLTQIDLEGNPWDCTCDLVPLKLWLEKLSEGIVMKEVKCETPVQFANIELRSLKNEILCPKLINKPPTQYTSPIPAITFTTPLGPMKSPPGGPVPLSILILSILVVLILTVFVAFCLLVFVLRRNKKPTVKHEGIGNQECSSMQLQLRKHDQKALKMDGISAETFFPQTIEQMSKSHTCGIKDAEMGFPFSDHQGQKMVLRNMTDKDKDSLHGDPKKRLSTIDELDEFFPGRDSNLFIQNFLDSKKEYNSIGVSGFEIHYPEKLQDKKCKKSLIGGNHSKIVVEQRKSEYFELKAKLQGTPDYLQVLEEQTALSKM; from the coding sequence ATGATTTACCCCAGCAGTCTGAGATCTTACTGTCACTGCCTGAAGATGTTTCTGTGGCTTTTCCTCTTCCTCTCGAGCCCAATCTCCTCCACAAACCCGGACTCAGAACTCACCCAGGAGATCTGCAATGTGTGCTCTTGTCTATCCGTAGAAAATGTACTATACGTCAACTGTGAAAAAGTGGCAGTGTACAGACCCAACCAGCTGAAGTCCCCACAGTCCAATTTCTATCATTTGAACTTTCAGAATAATCTCTTGATCATTCTCTACCCAAATACTTTCCTTAATTTTACTCATGCTGTGTCCCTGCAACTGGGCAATAACAAACTGCAGAATATTGAGGGAGGAGCTTTCCAGGGACTTAGTGCATTAAAACAGTTGCACTTGAACAACAATGAATTGAAGGTGCTGAGGGCTGACACTTTCCTGGGCATTGAGAACTTGGAGTATCTCCAGGCTGACTACAATTTAATCAAGTATATTGAGCGGGGAGCCTTCAATAAGCTACACAAGCTGAAAGTCCTTATTTTAAATGACAACCTCATCTCTGCCCTCCCTGACAATATTTTTAGGTTTGCCTCCTTAACTCATTTGGACATTAGAGGAAATAGAATCCAGAAGATGCCCTACATAGGTGTCTTGGAGCACATTGGGAGGATTGTGGAGTTGCAGCTGGAAGATAACCCTTGGAATTGTACATGTGATTTGCTGCCTCTAAAAGCCTGGCTGGAAAATATGCCATACAATATCTACATTGGAGAGGCTATTTGTGAGACGCCTAGTGATCTGTATGGAAGATTATTGAAAGAGACTAATAAACAAGAGTTATGTTCTATGGGCACTGGGAGTGACTTCGATGTGCGGATATTGCCTCCATCTATGGAGACAACATTTACCACCCCTGGGGGAAATACCGCTCAAACATCACTAAATCGTCTGGTCACCAAGGCACCCAAAACAACCAACCCATCCAAAAACTCTGGCATTGTATCTGGAAAATCTGTATCTAACCACACCCTAAGCCAGATTGTATCATTTCAGACCAGGGTGCCTCCACTATCACCTTGTCCATCTCCATGTGTTTGTAAAACCCATCCGTCTGATTTGGGATTAAGTGTTAACTGTCAGGAAAGGAATGTATATTCATTAGCTGAGCTGGCTCCCAAACCCATAAATGCCAAGAAACTTCACGTCAATGGGAATTATATCAAACAAGTAGAACAAACAGACTTTGCCGAATTTGATGGTCTGGATCTGCTTCATTTAGGAAGCAATCAACTAACGACTATTCAAGGAAACGTCTTCTGCAATCTCACCAACCTAAGGAGGCTTTATCTGAATGGAAACCAAATTGAACGCCTCAGCCCTGAGATATTTACTGGTTTGCACAATCTTCAGTACCTTTACTTGGAATACAATGTGATAAGAGAAATATTGGGGGGAACTTTTGAGTCCATGCCAAATCTTCAGCTTCTCTACTTAAACAATAACCTTCTAAGAAGCCTGCCAGCCTATATTTTTTCTGGAGTGCCCCTGGCACGGCTGAATATAAGAAATAATCATTTCATGTACTTGCCTGTAAGTGGCGTTCTTGACCAGCTCAAATCTCTCACACAGATTGATCTAGAAGGGAACCCATGGGACTGCACTTGTGATTTAGTTCCTTTGAAACTCTGGCTGGAGAAACTCAGTGAAGGTATTGTTATGAAAGAGGTCAAATGTGAGACACCTGTGCAGTTTGCAAACATTGAGCTGAGATCACTGAAAAATGAAATATTATGCCCCAAGCTAATAAATAAGCCACCAACACAGTACACCAGCCCCATTCCTGCAATCACTTTTACGACTCCTTTGGGTCCCATGAAAAGCCCCCCAGGTGGACCTGTCCCTTTATCTATTTTAATACTTAGTATTTTAGTAGTGCTTATATTAactgtttttgttgcattttgccTCCTTGTTTTTGTCTTGAGACGTAACAAAAAACCCACGGTAAAGCATGAAGGCATTGGAAATCAGGAGTGCAGTTCTATGCAGCTCCAGCTGAGGAAGCATGACCAGAAAGCCCTTAAGATGGATGGTATATCTGCAGAAACCTTTTTTCCACAGACCATTGAACAGATGAGTAAGAGTCACACTTGTGGTATAAAGGATGCTGAAATGGGATTTCCATTCTCCGATCACCAAGGTCAAAAGATGGTCCTCAGAAACATGACTGACAAAGACAAAGATTCATTGCATGGGGATCCTAAAAAAAGACTTAGCACAATTGATGAACTGGATGAATTCTTTCCAGGAAGAGACTCCAATTTATTTATCCAGAATTTTTTAGACAGTAAAAAAGAATATAATAGCATAGGAGTCAGTGGCTTTGAAATACACTACCCTGAAAAGCTACAAGATAAAAAATGCAAGAAATCTTTAATAGGTGGAAACCACAGTAAAATTGTAGTAGAGCAGAGAAAGAGTGAATATTTTGAACTCAAAGCCAAACTTCAAGGCACACCTGATTACTTACAAGTGCTTGAAGAACAAACAGCGTTGAGCAAAATGTAG